TAGAGCTATGGGCCGACAGTGATATGGGGAATAATATCACTATCGGGTCATTGTCAGAACTTGCCAATGATACGCCAATGCAAGGTTCTGGCTCAACCTCTAAGAGGCAGGTCAAGTATGGGCTTAAGATAGGGATGCAATCGAGTTAACCCGTGAACCCACATATAGGCTTAATTTTATGGATTTCTCATGACAACCCATACATTAAGTCTATATGCGAGTTCgcgagccgatcgcttgcatcccTAGATGATGACAAAGCATGGTAATTTTAGCAACGTTAGGAACAAGAGTAACCCCAGTTGAGAACTCAAGGAAGGTTCACCAATAAATGTGCCGACTGTCGAGAGTGTGGGAAGCCTATCCCGCAACATTTGCATAACCTAGCTCATACCTGAGTTAGATATGACCAAAATGTTGGGTGTGAAGGAACATACTAATGTTATTGATATGTGGATGTGAAAATACTGCATAGAAATTTATCATCATTATCCTTGATGAAAGGTGTATCCCAATGAGTATTTAAGCATTAGAGCTATGGATTTCACCTCAAGTACTGTCAACCCAAGAAAGAAAATGATGCCCGGAAGATTGTGAGGCCAAAAATTCACTTCAAGCTATCTCCCATGCCATTTACTGTACAGATGGACTATCCTCCGAAATTCACCGATAAATGTTGTTGTCTTATATCCTAAAACTTTTGCCTTATCTACCCTAAAATTTTCTTCACATGTGTGTTGTTATCCGGGAGTTTCAGAAATTTTAGAAATGATTCACTATTTTCTATAACTTAAATAATTTTTGCGTATCTatcaaaagaaatttcaaactGAACTTCGTGCACCCCTAATAAGATTAGAAAAACTACctaaaaattatatttgtgcTCATATGGTCCATTCAAGCCCTTATCATGGAGATAGATGGAAAATTCAACCTTGTTTTGCTAGGTTGACATCACGTTGGTCGAAAGTTAAACAATTTTTTTGTGGGGACAAATAAGTTAATCGTGAGAATATCTAATTAATATTCTTGTTAAGAGTTAAAATACATTTCGTTATGGGTATGCAATGGTAATGCAGCCCTGCGATTGCACGTCATAACTATAAAGATAAGGATTCCATTTAGTGGAACAGTGTAGATTTTCATATATATTCCCTATATGACTCTAAGCATGTAATGGAGGTTGTGCTCCCGACCCATTGGGTTAGAAGCACCTCGAAACACATCCTAAGGTGCATATGCCCCTCCagttatatgtgtgtgtgtgtttggcgGTGTGCTTGTTCACTACTCTCATTCGACGACGTACGGGCCGGCGGGTGGTCTGTTGACAGTACTATATCGGTGCTGCCACATCAGAGTGAAATTATCAAGCCATCAGATAAGTCAAAATAATGGTGGGTGACACAATGCAATTTTCATCAAGAGTTGTGCATGCTGCTACCTCTGAATCAGTCAACCGTACATGCATGCATTTTCTTCATCAGCTAATAAGGCAGCAAATCTGAATGATCCAGCTGAGTTTCAGCAACAGTATTGATAGTATATGATGCAATCTGCTGTTAATCAAATCATCAGAGCATTAAACTTGACAAGATTGGTCCACGGGGAGGACCCGGCGGCGGCGTTAGAGACGTCCAGGTGCCTCCGTACCGGCTGCTCCGCCTGGCGATCCATAGCAAAGGCGCCATCAACGGGATCTCCTTCTCCTACACCGGCAGTGATGGCAGTGTGCACCATGAGAGCTGGGGTGGTGTCAGCGGTTTCGAGGAGCATCCGGTATAGTAAATCAattttactctctctctctctctctctctctcgttttgACAAAAGAAAAACATGCATTTAGTAGCTGAGTTTTGCCTTTTTGTACAGATTCAACTTGGTCTAACGGACTATGTGAAGGAAATCTCTGGGACGATTGGTGCATATACGCGTGATCATCCCAACATCGTACGGTCACTCAAGGTTGTCACCTTCAAGCGCACGTACGGACCATATGGCGCCACCGACGGCGCTGGGCGTCCTTTCTCCTTCCCGGTGCAGGGCAGTGCTCGTATCACTGGCTTTTTTGGACGCTCCGGCGACTACCTGGATTCCATTGGGGTGTATATCCGTGAGTGCTAACAAGCTAGCTCCATGCCTCCATGCATGCTGCGTGCACTCCGACCAGTAGGCAGTACGTGCCATCTATTATTGGTTTTAATAACGTTCGTGCCAACTTTTTTTCCTTCATTGTATATTAACAGAGACAAACATTCTAAGAAGACAGGTATCGCCTCTGATAATAATTGATTTGAGATGTATGTGTATATGAGAAACATCATGTTTATGCCTTGTGAAATAGTTAAAATTTAAGATGTATGTATATGGATTTTTTTGATGATTTTTAATTTATGTCCACTAATTCGAGAAATACTATATGCCTATGCCTTGATAATTAAACCGAAAACTCTATGCAGTTGAGAAGATTGTTAGTGAACTCATCTTTTTGTATAATAAAGTTGTGTCCATGCTATTTTCATGACCACAACAACCGATGGATAATCAACCGAACACGCAAGGTGGGGAAGAACAACCCATACCGCTGGTTAATGAATTTGTCACAACGAGCCATAGTTTAAGTGAGGGTGTGTGAAAGGACCTTAAAatgactagaggagggtgaataaccTATAAACACTTTCAAAATACAATTCAAAATTAGGCACAAAGTTAGTAACAAAGGTGGATCTAATAAGCACTATATATGCGCCTAACCTAGTCACAACAACGCTAACGCTCCTACATAATTCTAGTTAAGCCAAGGCCAACAACAAACCTAGCATAAGCTACAACTAGAGCAAGCAACTAAGCTACCTAGGAGCACAAGCTAGCACCTTGCACCTCTAGCAAAAGCACAACTACACTAACAAGCTAGAGTAACTAAACTGCTCCAACAAGAGCTGGCCAGCTACTCGACTACACAAGGCAAACGAACTAGCTATTAGGCTACTCGGCTACACAAGCACAACTACACTAACAAGAACAACAAGTAAACAAGAGCAGTAGAGATCAAACCGAAGGGGACAATTGTGACATGGTGATTTTCCCTGAGGTTCGGTTGCTTGCCGGCAACCTACTAAATTCCCATTGAGACGAGTCCGCGGATCGTCGTCTCTCTACTTGCTCAACAAGCCCTCAAGCTTAGCTCCGATGTGAGCGCGAGTGTTTGAGCCGACTCAATCAAAGTGGCACTCCAACAAACATCCAGTTTACACTACAGTTGCTCTTTGCGATCTTCTGCGTGGCGAGCATAAGAGtccctcacaaatcctccacTAGAACCCTCGTACAATCTCCATACGATGCTTGATGGTGTCACtgcctccaagccatctaggggcTCTgggaaccaccaagagtaacaagaatttCATAGCCTCAACAAGATCCGATTGCCACTAGATATATAAATCCTCTTCAATCTCACCAAACGATGATCACAATCAAGTGTATGCGAATGGAGTGTATTCTTGAGCTCTATGGATGTATAGATACCAGCCAAGGGTGCCAATAGTTCAGAAATGGCCGATCAAACTCCTATTTATAGAGCCACTCAAGAACTAGCCATTATGCCCCTTTAATGGAAAAACACGGGGTCACCGAAATGCTCCGGCGGTCAGTAATATTATAGCTACCATAGTTTATAAAtcaataatattaatatttataaataaaatttagaTTCATGACGTCATAAGATATGGGCTGCAACAAGAGCTACCATAGTTTAGGCTAAGATTGTAACTAAATGCATGTTGAAGATACGCATAGGTGCCATGCAAACAGGAAAAAAAAGCTATGCATATGGAtggaaaaaatatataaatcaGTAATTTATAAATTTAACAACTAGATAGAGACTACTAAGTATCAATCATGCCTATtgccaaaaatgaagaaagagaaaaaatatACAATTCAATATAAGTAATTTTATTAGTTAGAGGTATTAAACCAAAACTAATGCTTATGTATCCGAACATACAGTCCATGTGAGAGCACGAGTTGATAGACTAGTATATGCTAATAAGGTGAGTAAGACTATGAAAGCACATATTTTCATTATAAGGGTTAGCCAGTGTTATATATATCCTAAATATTAAACGGTAAACTGTTTAGCATTTAGCTCGTTTAGACAGTGTTGAATAGTCTAAATGATATGGTATAGTAACACTAAAATATACATATTATGTATGTGAAAGTCTAATATGctattataaaaaaaaaagtcTAATATGCTAGAAAGtatacactggtagagaaccgagctttactcccggtggggaaccccctctagtcccggttccccacccgggagcaagcatccgggactaagggggggtcctttagtcctgggtcaggaaccgggattaaaggagaacctttagtcccggtgggtaacaccaaccgggactaaaggtgcctcctgacatgccacgagggccggcacctttagtcccggttggtaatacgaaccgggactaaatgtttttttcttttttcttttcttttcattttttttgttttcttttcaaaataggttttcgaagtcgtattgtacgctgctaattatacatttatacgcgcatatagtatgtttcggttcaagcacaatgaacgtattaaattacacaattcaagcatagaaatatatatatatatatatatatatatatatatatatatatgcatgcatgcatcatatatatatttacatgcatgcatgcatatgtgtattttacattatattatttcatgtgcatatattacaaaagattgcattatagttgttatgacataacaagtttcctctcatcctctagcttggcttcaatggcagtgttgggtcgaagtagaactcgcccttggaatcgatgacctgctcattaaaaaatccggctatagactcttgaattgctttgatttggtcttgccgtatgaccttttcctccaaccatcgagtctacaggtttgaattaaaggaaaataaattaatatatgtacatatatatatataaagacatagtaacacaatcaataataataattaaatgaatatatagtgtatttttaacgtactttgagtctctctgtaggagttctttgggagagcaccttgataaacttgcaaacatagtaaccacagtagttgttcccctgttcctgcctcagacaccactttacgagaaaaagatttatcatccaatctggtgatccggtgaaagctatatgtttaattaataaagatgatgcaattcaggggacttactttcaaagggattacattcagtggcgctttgcatttttccatatgttgcttctcaataaaggttttccaaacactgctcaataaaaaatttgccacgtcatcagatatagttaatcatcatgtttgtgtgtatatatagttgctagagatcccaaaattacctctggataatatatatcatatcttggtagtcttgttgtggttttctcatcgagtcatagattatcaagtgacttttcaccagatcgatgtccatcaatatccagtgattgctgcatgtgtttataggatataacgcataacactcattaattaactagaatcaacatatgagccattaaggctatgatcgacatgattaacactcacttgaagttatagggaaagagtatatccttcttgtggcgttggttcactaagaagttcatgatgttactctctgactcagacttccaattagtctttcgagtaattgggtctttgaatactatatggagatcaacaaaaccaatttcattgcagccttcctttctgagctctgtcattgtaaatctgcatatatatagtacttgttaggataatttatatgcatatacacacatatgatgagtttaataatagatcgaaagaattattacttacaggcaatagcagctaatgataactttgtctagagaggtcaggtggcatagttgatgaaattatgcaaagtcaacatacataacatcatcgccacggaaccaatgttcgtctctaattctgacaccaacgcagaagtctccactggtagacgcctgcatgtaccacttgtttagcaggtacatttgcgtccccagatcagataaggcttgagggttgtatagactctggcctagtacaaattttttcttccaaatatcaacctccgccgcactctcaatgtttccatcaccaaacatctggtaaaggtcgagaccagtctcatcaagaaattcaccaaggtgatccaaatcgacatccggaggtatgtttgcctgatgcattaatcctaaattcgaaccatattcattaccaacaactagcggggggattgattggtgcgcttgttgtccgagttgggcaactcctttccctgcccgcttctttttctgtgccgctcaattgacttggtgagagtgcggtcatagtctgataacgttgatttggacggcttacaagattcccgctgttgttgctggtaagaagtcaccttttttcttagaatatttggagctacgaagaagtacggtttctccgggtttctccttgcttcttgattcattttaagtttgtcatagaatctagacatgtcttttttatatgcatcagttccttcttccttctcttcagatattattttgggaatagcccttggtttcacggtggctttctttgcaggcgaggactggttcttcgtttgaggggctggcctcttggtaGGCTTCTTGGTAgacgggggcgggggaggcgttggagacctccttggaggtgttggtagcggcgttggagacctccttggaggtggc
The nucleotide sequence above comes from Miscanthus floridulus cultivar M001 chromosome 18, ASM1932011v1, whole genome shotgun sequence. Encoded proteins:
- the LOC136522243 gene encoding horcolin-like; its protein translation is MSIKLDKIGPRGGPGGGVRDVQVPPYRLLRLAIHSKGAINGISFSYTGSDGSVHHESWGGVSGFEEHPIQLGLTDYVKEISGTIGAYTRDHPNIVRSLKVVTFKRTYGPYGATDGAGRPFSFPVQGSARITGFFGRSGDYLDSIGVYIREC